From Pseudomonas sp. StFLB209, a single genomic window includes:
- a CDS encoding antibiotic biosynthesis monooxygenase, translating into MSTAPVTLMVARRVTHGRYQELIAWLHEGERLATDFPGYLGSGVLAPPPGDDQFQMIFRFTDAQTMHAWEHSASRRAWLVRGSGLFDSPSEQRANGIAGWFGSAGTRPPRWKQAVAIWLAFFPVSLLFNYVLGPLLSQLELMPRIMLSTLMLTPLMVYLFIPLSTRLLSSWLNDSPQRSNRAGSTAPH; encoded by the coding sequence ATGTCTACTGCTCCCGTCACCTTGATGGTGGCCCGCCGTGTGACCCACGGTCGCTATCAGGAGTTAATCGCCTGGCTGCATGAAGGCGAACGCCTGGCCACTGATTTTCCCGGTTACCTCGGCTCTGGGGTGTTGGCACCGCCACCGGGCGATGATCAATTTCAGATGATATTCCGCTTCACCGACGCGCAGACCATGCACGCCTGGGAGCATTCTGCGTCACGACGCGCCTGGTTGGTGCGCGGCAGCGGCCTGTTCGACAGTCCATCGGAGCAGCGCGCCAACGGTATCGCCGGCTGGTTTGGCAGCGCCGGTACACGCCCGCCGCGCTGGAAACAGGCCGTGGCCATCTGGCTGGCATTTTTCCCAGTGTCGCTGCTGTTCAATTATGTTCTCGGACCGCTGCTGAGCCAGCTTGAACTGATGCCACGCATCATGCTCAGCACCCTGATGCTTACACCGTTAATGGTCTATCTGTTCATTCCACTGTCGACCCGCCTGCTGTCCAGCTGGCTCAATGACAGCCCGCAGCGCAGCAATCGCGCCGGATCGACGGCTCCGCACTGA
- a CDS encoding dihydrolipoamide acetyltransferase family protein, translating to MKFFKLPDLGEGLQEAEVVQWHVKVGDSVKADQLLVSVETAKALVDIPAPYDGVVGKLFGGDGDILHVGEPLIGFEGEGDNGTVVGKLEAGGSLEDQFFVGAAPSTREHLATRATPAVRQLARQLGVELASLTGTGGDGLISRADVERAAQAERDRFGGQKLRGVRRSMAINMARSHAEVVPVTLYADADLHRWDKARDPLVRLGKAMAEACKVEPVLNSWFDGKSLSIRQHEHLDLGIAVDTPDGLFVPVLRDVGNRQADDLKEGLSRLRADVKARSIPPQEMMGATITLSNFGTLFGRYANPVVVPPQVAILGAGGIRDEPVAVDGAVVIHPILPLSLSFDHRAVTGGEAARFFKALVQALEQPE from the coding sequence ATGAAATTTTTCAAACTGCCCGATCTGGGCGAAGGTTTACAAGAAGCCGAAGTGGTGCAGTGGCACGTCAAGGTGGGCGATAGCGTAAAGGCTGACCAGTTGCTGGTATCGGTTGAGACTGCCAAGGCGCTGGTGGACATTCCGGCGCCCTATGACGGCGTGGTAGGTAAACTGTTTGGTGGCGATGGCGACATTCTGCATGTGGGCGAACCGTTGATCGGCTTTGAAGGCGAGGGCGATAACGGTACGGTGGTGGGCAAGCTTGAAGCCGGTGGCAGCCTTGAGGATCAATTCTTTGTCGGCGCGGCGCCCTCTACCCGTGAACACCTGGCCACCCGCGCCACGCCGGCAGTCCGCCAACTGGCCCGGCAATTGGGGGTAGAACTGGCCAGCCTGACAGGTACTGGTGGCGACGGGCTGATCAGCCGCGCCGATGTTGAACGCGCCGCCCAGGCCGAGCGTGACCGCTTTGGTGGCCAGAAGCTGCGCGGCGTACGGCGCAGCATGGCGATCAATATGGCTCGCTCGCATGCTGAAGTGGTGCCAGTGACCCTGTATGCCGATGCTGACCTGCATCGCTGGGACAAGGCCCGTGACCCGTTGGTGCGGCTGGGCAAGGCCATGGCTGAGGCGTGCAAGGTCGAGCCGGTGCTCAACAGTTGGTTCGATGGCAAGTCATTGTCGATTCGCCAGCACGAGCATCTGGACCTGGGCATTGCCGTGGACACGCCGGATGGCTTGTTCGTGCCGGTGTTGCGTGATGTGGGCAATCGCCAGGCGGATGACCTTAAGGAGGGGCTGAGCCGGTTGCGTGCAGACGTCAAGGCGCGCTCTATTCCGCCTCAGGAAATGATGGGCGCGACCATCACCCTGTCGAACTTCGGCACCTTGTTCGGCCGCTACGCCAACCCGGTCGTGGTGCCGCCACAGGTGGCGATACTCGGCGCCGGTGGCATTCGTGATGAACCGGTGGCGGTTGACGGGGCTGTGGTGATTCATCCAATCCTGCCGTTATCGCTGTCTTTCGATCACCGGGCAGTGACTGGCGGCGAGGCCGCGCGGTTCTTCAAAGCGCTGGTGCAGGCTCTGGAGCAGCCTGAGTAA
- a CDS encoding flavodoxin gives MKIAILCGSVFGAAEDVARHASGLLRSAGHEVLLNSRLTQAELLGFAPQALLAVTSTTGMGELPDNIQDLYYQLRDELPASLRGLPGAVIALGDSAYDDTFCGGGEQLRELFGELGVNEVQPMLRLDASESVTPDTDAEPWLAELIGKLA, from the coding sequence ATGAAAATTGCCATCCTTTGCGGTTCTGTCTTCGGCGCAGCAGAAGACGTTGCCCGGCATGCCAGCGGCCTGCTGCGCAGTGCCGGCCACGAAGTGCTGCTCAATTCGCGCCTGACCCAGGCCGAACTGCTGGGCTTTGCCCCTCAGGCGTTGTTAGCGGTGACCTCCACCACCGGCATGGGTGAACTGCCCGACAATATCCAGGATCTGTACTACCAGCTGCGCGATGAACTGCCCGCCAGCCTGCGCGGCCTGCCGGGCGCAGTGATCGCGCTGGGTGACAGCGCCTACGATGACACGTTCTGTGGCGGTGGCGAACAACTGCGCGAGTTGTTCGGCGAGCTGGGCGTCAATGAGGTGCAGCCTATGCTGCGCCTGGATGCCAGTGAGAGCGTCACCCCGGACACCGACGCCGAGCCTTGGCTGGCTGAGCTGATTGGCAAACTCGCCTGA
- a CDS encoding HPF/RaiA family ribosome-associated protein: MQIQVNSDNHIESSVRLESWVRSTLESTLERYDDYLTRVEVHLRDENGDKSGPDDIRCQIEARPKGHQPISVTSKAGSVDQAVESAATKLDSALEHLIGKLRDKHRSAAQNGFPLASENTDALLQEEFLEKEQEKEAEKLV; encoded by the coding sequence ATGCAAATCCAGGTCAATAGCGACAACCACATCGAAAGCAGTGTCCGACTGGAGAGTTGGGTTCGTTCTACCCTTGAAAGCACGCTCGAACGCTACGACGATTACCTCACTCGCGTTGAAGTCCATCTGCGCGATGAAAACGGCGACAAATCCGGCCCTGATGACATTCGCTGCCAGATCGAAGCTCGCCCCAAAGGCCATCAGCCTATTTCCGTGACCAGCAAAGCCGGCTCTGTCGATCAGGCCGTTGAAAGTGCTGCGACCAAACTCGACAGTGCCCTGGAGCATCTGATCGGCAAATTGCGTGACAAACACCGTAGCGCTGCGCAAAACGGATTCCCGCTGGCATCTGAAAACACCGATGCTCTGTTGCAGGAAGAATTCCTCGAAAAAGAACAGGAAAAAGAAGCCGAAAAACTGGTCTGA
- the fecA gene encoding TonB-dependent Fe(3+) dicitrate receptor FecA, producing MSARPAPLHPLVRTLRHVIFGASLALTGVLPAYAEAPAKTYHIAASELESALNQFGRESGVLISYGSQLTNGLRSQGLQGQYTPQQGLAALLQGTGLQAQADGQGGFTLQAASPAVSGPIELGASSIVGDWLGEAKQDNVFEHAGARDVIRREEFERSGASSAREVLNRIPGVNAPENNGTGSHDMALNFGIRGLNPRLAARSTVLMDGIPVPFAPYGQPQLSLAPVSLGNMDAVDVVRGGGAVRYGPQNVGGIVNFVTRAIPDEPTVKASVQTQVSPSSSQDGLKTTGNLLAGGTAENGLGGAILYSGVRGSDWREHSDTQIDDLILKGKYQIDEANSLNAMAQYYEGEADMPGGLSTAAYKEDPYQSTRLKDKFWGRRTLVNFGYRYEQDARVFTANTFFTKTLRSGYLDQASFVSLSPREYWVRGLETRFSQGFALGESWHEVGVGYRYVNEAGHELRFREPVTGALPTTASRNDRDTRGATEANAFYIDDRIDIGKWTITPGIRYEMIDTAQTNKLTSVKYQGDYNTALPALNVVYHVTDEWNLYANTEGSFGSVQYSQMPNRVAGGEVKPEKARTWELGTRYDNGPLRAEIGVFLINFDNQYESNQTNDSVIARGETRHQGIETSVNYALDALNPALAGFDVYASYAYVDATIREDGPNKGNRVPFSSKHKGTLGLSYTEGPWKLNLDSAFQSDQFADNANTSAESADGSTGRIPGYMLFSTRAAYDFGPKLSDLNVAVGVKNIFNREYYTRSFDDNNKGKYVGEPRTIYLQTSVAF from the coding sequence ATGTCTGCCCGCCCTGCCCCTTTGCACCCATTGGTACGCACCCTGCGCCACGTCATCTTTGGTGCCAGCCTGGCGCTGACCGGTGTGTTGCCGGCCTACGCCGAAGCACCCGCCAAGACTTACCACATCGCCGCCAGCGAACTGGAAAGTGCGCTGAATCAGTTTGGCCGTGAGTCCGGCGTGCTGATTTCCTATGGCTCGCAATTGACCAATGGCCTGCGCAGTCAGGGCCTGCAAGGCCAGTACACACCGCAACAGGGGCTGGCCGCGTTGCTGCAAGGCACCGGCCTGCAAGCCCAGGCCGATGGCCAGGGCGGTTTCACCCTGCAAGCGGCCAGCCCGGCAGTCAGCGGCCCGATCGAACTGGGCGCGTCGAGCATCGTCGGCGACTGGTTGGGCGAAGCCAAACAAGACAACGTTTTCGAGCATGCCGGTGCCCGTGATGTGATCCGCCGTGAGGAATTTGAGCGCAGCGGTGCCAGCAGTGCCCGCGAAGTGCTCAACCGCATTCCCGGCGTCAACGCCCCGGAGAACAATGGCACCGGCAGCCACGATATGGCGCTGAACTTCGGCATTCGTGGTCTCAACCCGCGCCTGGCGGCACGCTCCACGGTATTGATGGATGGCATCCCGGTGCCGTTCGCGCCCTATGGCCAGCCGCAGTTGTCGCTGGCACCGGTCAGCCTCGGCAACATGGACGCGGTGGACGTGGTGCGTGGCGGCGGCGCGGTGCGCTATGGCCCGCAGAACGTCGGCGGGATCGTCAACTTTGTGACCCGTGCGATCCCCGATGAGCCGACCGTCAAAGCCAGCGTGCAGACCCAGGTCAGCCCGTCGTCCAGCCAGGACGGCTTGAAAACCACCGGCAACCTGCTGGCCGGTGGCACCGCTGAAAACGGCCTGGGGGGCGCGATTCTGTACTCCGGCGTGCGCGGCAGCGACTGGCGCGAGCACAGCGATACGCAGATCGACGACCTGATCCTCAAGGGCAAGTACCAGATCGATGAGGCCAACAGCCTCAACGCCATGGCCCAGTACTACGAAGGTGAAGCCGACATGCCCGGTGGCCTGAGCACGGCGGCCTACAAGGAAGATCCGTACCAGTCGACACGCCTGAAAGACAAGTTCTGGGGCCGCCGCACGCTGGTGAACTTCGGTTACCGCTATGAGCAAGACGCCCGGGTATTCACTGCCAATACGTTCTTCACCAAGACCCTGCGCAGTGGCTATCTCGACCAGGCTTCGTTCGTCTCGCTGTCGCCGCGCGAGTATTGGGTGCGCGGCCTGGAAACCCGCTTCTCACAAGGTTTCGCACTGGGCGAAAGCTGGCATGAAGTCGGTGTGGGCTATCGCTATGTCAACGAAGCGGGCCATGAGTTGCGCTTTCGCGAACCGGTGACCGGCGCCCTGCCGACCACCGCCAGCCGCAACGACCGTGATACCCGCGGCGCCACCGAAGCCAATGCGTTCTACATCGACGACCGTATCGACATCGGCAAATGGACCATCACGCCGGGCATCCGCTACGAGATGATCGACACCGCGCAGACGAACAAGCTGACCAGCGTCAAATACCAGGGCGATTACAATACCGCGCTGCCGGCCCTGAACGTGGTGTATCACGTCACTGACGAGTGGAACCTGTATGCCAACACCGAAGGCTCGTTCGGCAGCGTGCAGTACAGCCAGATGCCCAACCGGGTCGCCGGTGGCGAAGTCAAACCCGAGAAAGCCCGCACCTGGGAGCTGGGCACGCGTTACGACAATGGCCCTCTGCGGGCCGAGATCGGCGTGTTCCTGATCAACTTCGACAACCAGTACGAGAGCAACCAGACCAACGACAGCGTGATCGCCCGCGGCGAAACCCGTCATCAAGGTATCGAGACCAGCGTCAACTACGCGCTCGACGCGCTCAACCCGGCGCTGGCCGGCTTCGACGTCTACGCCAGCTACGCCTATGTTGACGCGACCATCCGCGAAGACGGGCCGAACAAGGGCAATCGTGTGCCGTTCTCGTCCAAACACAAAGGTACGCTGGGCCTGAGCTATACCGAAGGTCCATGGAAGCTCAATCTCGACAGCGCGTTCCAGAGCGACCAATTCGCTGACAACGCCAATACCTCAGCCGAAAGCGCCGACGGCAGCACCGGACGGATTCCGGGTTACATGCTGTTCAGCACCCGCGCCGCCTATGATTTTGGCCCGAAACTGTCTGACCTGAACGTGGCAGTAGGGGTGAAGAACATCTTCAACCGCGAGTACTACACCCGCTCGTTCGACGACAACAACAAGGGCAAATACGTGGGCGAACCACGCACGATTTACCTGCAGACTTCAGTGGCATTCTGA
- a CDS encoding alpha-ketoacid dehydrogenase subunit beta, translated as MSNEKITLLEAVNLALHRAMSEDENIVVLGEDVGVNGGVFRATQGLRESFGFKRVIDSPLAETMLGGLAVGMAAQGLKPVLEIQFLGFIYAAMEHLVSHASRLRNRTRGRLTCPMVLRAPMGAGIRAPEHHSESTEALFAHIPGLRVVIPSSPARAYGLLLAAIDDPDPVIFLEPTRLYRMNPQALVDDGKRLPLDTCFTLREGSDITLVSWGASVHETLQAAQALAERGVSAEVIDVACIKPLDLDTLEASVRKTGRCVIVHEAPRSCGVGAEIAASLYERALLDLHAPIQRVTAPDIPPPLYRLEQLYMPGVEDILHACDTALEYA; from the coding sequence ATGAGTAATGAAAAAATCACCTTGCTCGAAGCGGTCAACCTGGCCTTGCACCGGGCCATGTCAGAAGACGAAAACATTGTGGTGCTGGGCGAAGATGTCGGGGTCAATGGCGGGGTGTTCCGTGCCACACAAGGGCTGCGCGAGAGCTTTGGCTTCAAGCGCGTGATCGACTCGCCGCTGGCCGAAACCATGCTTGGCGGTCTGGCCGTGGGCATGGCGGCGCAGGGCCTCAAGCCGGTGCTGGAAATCCAGTTTCTGGGCTTTATCTATGCGGCCATGGAACATCTGGTGTCCCATGCCAGCCGGCTGCGCAACCGTACCCGTGGCCGGCTGACCTGCCCGATGGTGCTGCGTGCGCCAATGGGCGCGGGTATTCGTGCCCCGGAACACCATAGTGAAAGCACCGAGGCGCTGTTTGCGCACATTCCCGGTCTACGCGTGGTGATTCCTTCTTCGCCGGCTCGCGCTTACGGGCTGCTGCTGGCCGCTATCGACGACCCGGACCCGGTGATTTTCCTGGAGCCGACCCGGCTCTATCGCATGAACCCGCAAGCACTGGTCGATGACGGCAAACGCCTGCCTCTGGACACTTGCTTCACCCTGCGTGAGGGCAGCGATATCACCCTGGTGAGTTGGGGCGCCAGTGTGCATGAGACCCTGCAGGCCGCCCAGGCGCTGGCCGAGCGCGGGGTGTCGGCGGAAGTCATTGATGTGGCGTGCATCAAGCCACTGGACCTCGACACTCTGGAAGCATCGGTGCGCAAGACTGGCCGCTGTGTGATTGTTCACGAGGCGCCGCGTTCCTGCGGGGTCGGCGCCGAGATCGCCGCCAGCCTTTACGAACGGGCCTTGCTCGACCTGCATGCGCCGATCCAGCGCGTCACCGCCCCGGACATCCCGCCGCCGCTGTACCGGCTGGAACAGCTGTACATGCCTGGTGTCGAGGACATTCTTCACGCCTGTGACACCGCGCTGGAATACGCCTGA
- a CDS encoding phosphate-starvation-inducible protein PsiE translates to MKWANNSRKRMHDGANSIGNLLVEGFHYLGLFAIGAVTAWASIMAFMDMVDKRHASVDDILLLFIYLELGAMVGIYFKTNHLPIRFLLYIAITALTRYLIGDVSHHKAPDIGLLYLCGGIFFLALSVLAVRYASYQFPSSKAIDASGEEVGDNVTEK, encoded by the coding sequence ATGAAATGGGCGAACAACAGCCGTAAACGTATGCACGATGGTGCCAACTCCATCGGCAACCTGCTGGTGGAGGGGTTTCACTATCTCGGTCTGTTTGCCATTGGCGCCGTGACGGCATGGGCTTCGATCATGGCGTTCATGGACATGGTCGACAAACGCCACGCCAGTGTCGATGACATCCTGCTGCTGTTCATCTATCTGGAGCTGGGGGCGATGGTCGGGATTTACTTCAAGACCAACCACCTGCCAATCCGCTTTCTGCTGTACATCGCCATCACCGCGCTGACCCGCTACCTGATTGGCGACGTGTCCCACCACAAGGCGCCGGACATCGGTCTGTTGTACCTGTGTGGCGGTATTTTCTTCCTGGCGCTGTCGGTGCTGGCGGTGCGTTATGCGTCCTATCAATTCCCGTCGAGCAAGGCGATCGATGCCTCGGGAGAAGAGGTGGGCGATAACGTGACGGAGAAGTGA
- a CDS encoding YebG family protein, producing the protein MAVEVVYRSSRDLERLFMDKAEADRHDKMLELAELLATVLSKAVPSLSEDQVEEAGIYMAKNRDVFARAFKSQPDALNELFNDAESE; encoded by the coding sequence ATGGCCGTCGAAGTGGTATACCGCAGCAGCCGAGATCTGGAGCGCCTGTTCATGGATAAAGCCGAAGCTGATCGTCATGACAAGATGCTCGAACTCGCCGAGTTGCTGGCAACAGTGTTGAGCAAAGCCGTACCTTCGCTGAGCGAAGATCAGGTAGAAGAGGCCGGTATCTACATGGCCAAGAACCGTGATGTATTCGCCCGCGCCTTCAAGAGCCAGCCGGACGCCTTGAACGAGCTGTTCAATGATGCCGAATCCGAGTGA
- a CDS encoding SirB1 family protein, protein MTPRQHCLRCLQRTPPAVFEAALWIGAEHDPTFLPDHINDDMDHLLHDISVALPALPAAELAQPLLREMSHLGFQRDEWNPPKAESALLHRIIQRRRGQPLGIALIAMEIARRLNIELEGVNFPGHFLLRVPGADHVLDPCNGRRLYPKDCRELLVRQFGPDMPLRAEHMMRASPLSLLQRMSRNLRHLHQINDDFLASLMDANRIMELGQATSSDHMARASLYQTLDCPQAERFDLEHALLLSEDPLQRLRLTERLSQLPASRLH, encoded by the coding sequence ATGACGCCACGCCAACACTGCCTGAGGTGTTTGCAACGGACCCCGCCTGCGGTGTTCGAAGCCGCGCTATGGATCGGCGCCGAACACGACCCGACGTTTCTTCCCGACCATATCAATGACGATATGGATCATCTGCTGCACGACATCAGCGTTGCATTGCCGGCGTTGCCGGCGGCAGAACTTGCCCAGCCACTGCTGCGTGAAATGAGCCATCTGGGCTTTCAGCGTGACGAATGGAACCCGCCCAAAGCCGAGTCTGCCCTGCTGCACCGGATCATCCAGCGGCGTCGCGGTCAGCCCTTGGGTATCGCCCTGATCGCAATGGAAATCGCACGACGCTTGAACATCGAGCTCGAAGGGGTGAATTTTCCCGGACACTTCCTGCTGCGCGTGCCGGGTGCCGATCATGTACTCGACCCATGCAATGGCCGACGCCTGTATCCCAAAGATTGCCGTGAGCTGCTGGTCCGCCAGTTCGGCCCGGACATGCCGCTGCGCGCCGAACACATGATGCGCGCCAGCCCTTTGAGCCTGTTACAGCGCATGTCACGCAACCTGCGTCACCTGCATCAGATCAACGACGACTTTCTGGCCTCGCTGATGGATGCCAACCGGATCATGGAACTGGGCCAGGCGACCAGCAGCGACCACATGGCCCGCGCCAGCCTGTACCAGACCCTCGACTGTCCGCAGGCGGAACGCTTCGACCTCGAGCATGCCCTGCTGCTGAGCGAAGACCCGTTGCAACGCCTGCGGCTGACCGAGCGTCTGAGCCAGCTGCCGGCCAGCCGCCTGCATTAA
- the folE gene encoding GTP cyclohydrolase I FolE, with translation MSEPLSQQYRDILVGLGEDPQREGLLDTPKRAAKAMQYLCHGYNQSLDEIINGALFASDNDEMVIVKDIELYSLCEHHLLPFIGKAHVAYIPTGKVLGLSKIARVVDMFARRLQIQENLTRQIAEAIQSVTQAAGVAVVVEAQHMCMMMRGVEKQNSLMNTSVMLGAFRESSTTRMEFLQLIGRSKG, from the coding sequence ATGAGCGAACCCCTGTCACAGCAGTACCGAGACATTCTCGTGGGCCTGGGCGAAGATCCGCAGCGTGAAGGCCTGCTCGATACCCCCAAGCGGGCCGCCAAGGCCATGCAGTACCTCTGCCACGGCTACAATCAGAGCCTGGACGAAATCATCAATGGCGCGCTGTTTGCCTCGGACAACGACGAGATGGTGATCGTCAAGGACATCGAGCTGTACTCGTTGTGTGAACACCACCTGCTGCCCTTCATCGGCAAAGCTCATGTGGCCTATATTCCCACCGGCAAGGTCCTGGGCCTGTCGAAGATCGCCCGGGTGGTGGATATGTTCGCCCGCCGCCTGCAGATCCAGGAAAACCTGACCCGACAAATCGCCGAAGCCATCCAGAGCGTCACCCAGGCCGCCGGTGTGGCGGTGGTGGTCGAAGCGCAGCACATGTGCATGATGATGCGCGGTGTCGAGAAACAGAATTCACTGATGAACACTTCAGTCATGCTCGGTGCATTCCGTGAGTCGAGCACCACGCGCATGGAGTTTCTGCAACTGATCGGACGGAGCAAGGGCTGA
- a CDS encoding DUF3509 domain-containing protein: MDTPDNPFQLITDTFAPQYRVNLSIQGLDGSIMLTLSNESGVVAKRLISPQQRNEPKRLQRLIESVQFGIAIEQGHSAVTLLEAMTDQDRLKQLAAPAPQRNWLSNRPSLAVGV; the protein is encoded by the coding sequence ATGGACACCCCCGACAATCCCTTTCAGTTGATCACTGACACGTTTGCCCCGCAGTACCGGGTGAACCTCAGCATTCAAGGGCTGGATGGCAGCATCATGCTGACCCTGTCGAACGAGTCTGGCGTGGTCGCCAAGCGGCTGATCAGCCCGCAGCAGCGCAATGAACCCAAACGCCTGCAGCGGCTGATAGAAAGCGTGCAATTCGGCATTGCCATCGAACAGGGCCACAGCGCCGTGACTCTCCTTGAAGCCATGACCGACCAGGACCGCCTCAAGCAACTTGCAGCGCCAGCTCCACAGCGCAACTGGCTGAGCAACCGCCCAAGCCTGGCGGTCGGCGTCTGA
- the folM gene encoding dihydromonapterin reductase: protein MASTAPILITGASQRVGLHCAQRLLEEGQAVIISYRTPRPAVEQLRAAGAVTLHADFSSQTGIMAFIDTLKQHTDCLRAIVHNASEWLAETPGDEAEVFTRMFNIHMLAPYLINLHGARLLQRSAVADIVHISDDVTRKGSSKHTAYCASKAGLESLTLSFAARLAPQIKVNGIAPALLMFQPDDDAAYRAQTLAKSALGIEPGPEVIYQSLRYLLDTPYVTGTTLTVNGGRHLK, encoded by the coding sequence ATGGCCTCCACTGCACCGATACTGATCACCGGCGCCAGCCAGCGCGTCGGCCTGCACTGTGCGCAGCGCCTGCTCGAAGAAGGTCAGGCGGTGATCATCAGTTACAGAACGCCACGACCTGCAGTCGAGCAGTTGCGTGCGGCAGGGGCTGTTACCCTGCACGCCGATTTTTCGTCGCAGACCGGCATCATGGCGTTTATCGACACCCTGAAGCAGCACACCGACTGCCTGCGGGCCATTGTGCATAACGCTTCAGAGTGGCTGGCCGAAACACCGGGGGACGAGGCCGAGGTCTTCACCCGGATGTTCAACATTCACATGCTTGCGCCCTACCTGATCAACCTGCATGGGGCCAGGCTTTTGCAACGCAGTGCGGTCGCCGACATCGTGCATATCAGCGATGACGTGACCCGCAAGGGCAGCAGCAAGCACACCGCTTACTGTGCCAGCAAGGCTGGCCTGGAAAGCCTGACCCTGTCGTTCGCCGCGCGCCTGGCGCCGCAGATCAAGGTCAACGGCATTGCCCCGGCGCTGCTGATGTTCCAACCCGATGACGACGCGGCATACCGCGCCCAGACCCTGGCCAAGTCGGCCCTGGGCATCGAGCCTGGCCCGGAGGTGATCTATCAGAGCCTGCGCTACCTGCTCGACACGCCCTACGTGACCGGCACCACCCTGACCGTAAACGGCGGACGGCATCTCAAGTAA
- the pdhA gene encoding pyruvate dehydrogenase (acetyl-transferring) E1 component subunit alpha, whose product MSNNKSELAYTRYLAPDGQLTAPLPAWADDFNLLTRLYRQMVLTRLFDQKTIALQRTGRIGTFAPCLGQEAIGVAIGSLMRGEDVLVPYYRDTAVQLMRGVRMDEILLYWGGDERGSAYAEPSVAQDFPLCVPIATQALHACGVASAFKVRGEHRVAVTTCGDGATSKGDFLEALNVAGAWQLPVVFVINNNQWAISVPRRIQCGAPTLAQKAIGAGFQGEQVDGNDILAVYDRMQVALDRARKGKGPVVLECLSYRLGDHTTADDATRYRSADEVRQAWNEEPIKRLQSFMAVQGIWDEGREQALVSECQALIQEAVNAYEAHELQPAISAMDHVYARWPAALAEQREWFLERVARRGGGEHHE is encoded by the coding sequence ATGTCCAATAACAAGAGTGAGCTGGCGTACACCCGCTACCTGGCCCCCGACGGCCAACTGACTGCCCCTTTACCCGCCTGGGCTGACGACTTCAATCTGCTGACCCGCCTCTATCGGCAGATGGTCCTGACCCGGCTGTTCGATCAGAAAACCATCGCTTTGCAACGCACTGGCCGGATCGGCACCTTTGCCCCGTGTCTTGGTCAGGAAGCCATCGGCGTGGCCATTGGCAGCCTGATGCGCGGCGAAGACGTGCTGGTGCCTTACTACCGCGACACCGCCGTGCAACTGATGCGCGGGGTGCGCATGGATGAGATTTTGCTGTATTGGGGCGGTGACGAGCGCGGTAGCGCCTACGCCGAGCCCAGCGTCGCCCAGGACTTTCCGCTGTGCGTGCCGATTGCGACCCAGGCGCTGCATGCCTGTGGCGTGGCCAGCGCCTTCAAGGTGCGTGGCGAGCATCGAGTGGCGGTCACCACCTGTGGTGACGGCGCGACCAGCAAGGGCGACTTTCTAGAAGCGCTTAATGTGGCTGGCGCTTGGCAGTTGCCGGTGGTGTTCGTGATCAATAACAACCAGTGGGCGATTTCTGTGCCGCGGCGCATTCAGTGCGGCGCACCGACCCTGGCGCAAAAGGCCATAGGCGCCGGCTTTCAGGGTGAACAGGTCGATGGCAACGACATCCTCGCGGTCTACGACCGTATGCAGGTGGCGCTCGACCGGGCGCGCAAGGGCAAGGGCCCGGTGGTGCTGGAATGCCTGAGTTATCGGTTGGGTGACCACACCACGGCCGACGATGCCACCCGTTACCGTTCGGCTGATGAAGTGCGCCAGGCCTGGAACGAAGAGCCGATCAAGCGTCTGCAGAGTTTCATGGCCGTCCAGGGCATCTGGGACGAAGGCCGTGAGCAGGCGCTGGTCAGCGAGTGCCAGGCGCTGATCCAGGAGGCGGTCAATGCTTATGAGGCGCATGAGCTGCAACCTGCCATTTCGGCGATGGACCACGTCTATGCCCGCTGGCCGGCAGCCTTGGCCGAGCAGCGTGAGTGGTTCCTGGAGCGGGTCGCACGGCGTGGCGGAGGCGAACACCATGAGTAA